In the genome of Plasmodium cynomolgi strain B DNA, scaffold: 0017, whole genome shotgun sequence, one region contains:
- a CDS encoding hypothetical protein (putative) — MCPLGKYIVKVLPDVEKQNFSAIYGTKHKCNTKNTLSKLIDNNLDLTKGDSEESLDEMSFLEAVYNIKKELQSDEFTHNSFSYLKHKWDN, encoded by the coding sequence atgtgtccattaggaaaatatattgtaaaagTTTTGCCAGATGTAGAAAAACAGAATTTTTCCGCAATTTATGGAACAAAACACAAGTGTAACACGAAAAATACCCTATCTAAGTTGATAGACAACAACCTTGATTTAACCAAAGGAGATTCTGAAGAAAGTTTAGATGAAATGAGCTTTCTAGAAGCAGTCTATAACATCAAAAAAGAACTACAAAGTGACGAATTCACGCACAACTCGTTTTCTTATTTGAAACACAAATGGGATAAT